From one Candidatus Woesearchaeota archaeon genomic stretch:
- the rnhB gene encoding ribonuclease HII, translating to MTLLCGIDWAGRGPVIGPMVMAGVLVEESDLSKLKSIGVKDSKLLTPKKRIQLFDEVIKIVKDYKIIVIQPAEIDAALASEELNLNWLEAIKSTEILNLLNPDTAHIDCPSNNIEAYTLYLREKLENPKMNLKVEHKADLSYVHVGAASILAKVTRDRIIDELKELYGDFGSGYMTDSKTKSFLEKHYKKHKEIFRQGWASFKTASDAKNQKRLGEF from the coding sequence ATGACACTCTTATGTGGGATTGATTGGGCGGGTCGTGGTCCTGTAATCGGTCCCATGGTTATGGCAGGAGTATTAGTAGAAGAATCTGATTTATCTAAATTAAAGTCCATTGGAGTAAAAGATTCTAAGCTTCTCACACCAAAAAAAAGAATTCAGCTCTTTGATGAAGTCATAAAAATAGTAAAAGATTATAAAATTATAGTAATTCAACCAGCAGAAATTGATGCAGCTCTAGCATCAGAAGAATTAAATCTGAATTGGTTAGAAGCAATAAAATCAACAGAAATTTTAAATTTATTAAATCCAGATACAGCACATATAGACTGTCCAAGTAATAATATAGAAGCATACACTTTATACTTAAGGGAAAAATTAGAAAATCCAAAAATGAATTTAAAAGTAGAGCACAAAGCAGATTTAAGTTATGTTCATGTTGGTGCAGCTTCTATACTTGCAAAAGTAACAAGAGACAGAATTATAGATGAATTAAAAGAACTATATGGGGACTTTGGCTCAGGTTATATGACTGATTCTAAAACAAAATCATTCTTAGAAAAGCACTATAAAAAACACAAAGAAATCTTTAGACAAGGTTGGGCATCATTTAAAACAGCAAGTGATGCTAAAAACCAAAAAAGACTTGGTGAATTCTAA
- the smc gene encoding chromosome segregation protein SMC codes for MTVIKSIKFKGFKSFAKPIEILFNNDFNSVIGPNGSGKSNIIDGLCFVLGRLSAKSMRAEKSANMIYNGGKEGQPAKYAEVAITFDNSSKVFPVNSDEVKITRIVKENGQSRYMINEDIVTRQQVLDLLAHAKINPDGHNIVLQGDIVHMAEMAAEERRKVIEEIAGISVYEEKKEKAISELQKVDAKLSEAEIILTERETYLKELKKDRDQALKYKELEKNIKRNKATYLHIQISSKEDKKQEHKKRIEEQNKHIEDVNSKINSANEELQKNKEELKQINISIEEKGEKEQIQIQKDIEEIKTKTASMTTRSESLDNEIKRIEQRKKQLLKNIEETKQKINFLNQEKKKLLDSVESLKEGEKKTIQEIENFKKKHGFSNNLETEIGKIDKEIDSLQNDILNIQTKKQELESKKAILELKIEDFKKKINELGSDKEAIKSLKDLRKDFEIKTRELNKLIDEDSYIATQMSGCRTKIFSLQEKHAQLNSQQASFKQQISSNMVLTKINNLKHSINGIYGLVSELGKVDKDFSKALSIAAGPKMNSIIVEDDAVASKCIEYLKQNKLGTASFIPLNKIKSPQINSKLSSQGLGLAIHKVQFEPRFKKAFEYIFSNTIVVKDVNSARKIGIGDLRMVTLDGDLIEQSGVMTGGFRRKGSYAEFNEKETDSKIAEYDTEINTLNNSISTLQRRRNEVETTLQKLRTEKIELETKILKIEKMLGNEKDIENLIKETSQNENEINNINEEIKKILENIQKIKEIVIKKKEEKENLRLKSTKPEVVSNLNSLEEERKTLRENIIQYTAEAKNFDSQIKTILEPELINIEKILKQHDKEIQDFKLEMETIEKGLKEQSSSLKDKENAEKSFRSNFKKLFVLRNNLSEKIQKQEININNLQNKIREVETRINGISLDKAKVTAELEGLYKEFESYKETQLRKGIEFNDLKDEIYKFEKMLKDLGNINMRALEIYDEIEQEYNKVVSKVGKLKTEKEDVMIMMEEIESNKTSLFMKTFHGISKNFENIFSQLTTKGIAHLELENKEKPLEGGIFIKVRITSNKFLDIKSLSGGEKTLTALAFIFSIQEHEPCSFYIFDEVDAALDKRNSEKLAKLVKKYSEKAQYIIISHNDAMIAEATQIYGVSMVENGMSKVVSLRV; via the coding sequence GTGACTGTAATTAAAAGTATAAAATTTAAAGGTTTCAAATCTTTTGCAAAACCTATAGAAATTCTATTTAATAATGATTTTAATTCGGTTATTGGACCAAATGGATCAGGAAAAAGTAATATTATAGATGGTTTATGCTTTGTCCTTGGAAGACTATCTGCAAAATCCATGCGTGCAGAAAAATCTGCAAATATGATTTATAATGGTGGAAAAGAAGGACAACCTGCAAAATATGCAGAAGTTGCTATCACATTTGATAACTCTTCAAAAGTCTTTCCAGTAAATTCAGATGAAGTAAAAATAACAAGAATAGTAAAAGAAAATGGTCAAAGTAGATATATGATAAATGAGGATATAGTTACAAGACAGCAAGTTCTTGATCTTCTTGCACACGCAAAAATAAATCCTGATGGACACAATATTGTGCTTCAAGGAGATATAGTTCACATGGCAGAAATGGCCGCAGAAGAAAGAAGAAAAGTTATCGAAGAAATTGCAGGCATTTCAGTTTATGAAGAAAAAAAAGAAAAAGCAATTTCAGAATTGCAAAAAGTTGATGCGAAACTATCAGAAGCCGAAATTATTCTTACAGAGCGTGAGACCTACTTAAAAGAGCTTAAAAAAGACAGAGACCAGGCATTAAAATATAAAGAACTTGAAAAAAATATAAAAAGAAACAAAGCAACTTATTTGCACATTCAAATAAGCTCAAAAGAAGACAAAAAACAAGAGCATAAAAAAAGAATAGAAGAACAAAATAAACATATTGAAGATGTAAACTCAAAAATAAATTCTGCTAATGAAGAACTCCAAAAAAATAAAGAAGAATTAAAACAGATAAATATTTCAATTGAAGAAAAAGGTGAAAAAGAGCAAATACAAATACAAAAAGATATAGAAGAAATAAAAACCAAAACTGCTTCTATGACTACTCGTTCTGAATCTTTAGATAATGAAATAAAAAGAATAGAACAAAGAAAAAAGCAACTTCTTAAAAATATAGAAGAAACCAAACAAAAAATAAATTTCTTAAACCAAGAAAAAAAGAAACTTCTTGATTCAGTAGAATCGCTTAAAGAAGGAGAAAAAAAGACTATTCAAGAAATAGAAAATTTTAAGAAAAAACATGGTTTTTCAAATAATCTGGAGACAGAAATTGGAAAAATAGACAAAGAAATAGATTCTCTACAAAATGATATTCTAAACATCCAAACCAAAAAACAAGAGTTAGAAAGCAAAAAAGCCATTTTAGAACTTAAAATAGAGGATTTTAAAAAGAAAATAAATGAGCTTGGATCAGATAAAGAAGCTATTAAATCGTTAAAAGATCTAAGAAAAGACTTTGAAATTAAAACAAGAGAATTAAACAAACTAATAGATGAAGATAGTTATATTGCGACCCAAATGTCTGGCTGTAGAACAAAAATATTTTCATTACAAGAAAAACATGCTCAATTAAATTCACAACAAGCTTCATTCAAACAACAAATTTCTTCAAATATGGTTCTAACAAAAATAAATAATTTAAAACATAGCATTAATGGAATTTATGGCTTAGTTTCTGAACTTGGAAAAGTTGACAAAGATTTTTCAAAAGCATTAAGCATTGCAGCAGGTCCAAAAATGAATTCTATTATTGTTGAAGATGATGCTGTTGCTTCAAAATGTATAGAATATTTAAAACAAAATAAATTGGGAACTGCAAGTTTTATACCTTTAAATAAAATAAAATCACCGCAAATAAATTCAAAATTATCTTCTCAAGGATTAGGGCTGGCAATACACAAAGTGCAATTTGAACCAAGATTTAAAAAAGCATTTGAATATATTTTTTCAAATACAATAGTGGTTAAAGATGTTAATTCTGCAAGGAAAATAGGTATCGGAGACTTAAGAATGGTTACTCTTGACGGAGATTTAATAGAACAAAGTGGAGTAATGACTGGGGGATTTAGAAGAAAAGGCTCTTATGCTGAATTTAATGAAAAAGAAACAGACTCAAAAATTGCAGAATATGATACCGAAATAAACACATTAAATAATTCAATTTCCACACTTCAAAGAAGAAGAAATGAAGTTGAAACAACACTTCAAAAACTCAGAACCGAAAAAATAGAACTTGAAACTAAAATATTAAAAATAGAAAAAATGCTCGGAAATGAAAAGGATATTGAAAATTTAATAAAAGAAACTTCTCAAAATGAAAATGAAATAAATAATATTAATGAAGAAATTAAGAAAATATTAGAAAATATACAAAAAATAAAAGAAATTGTTATTAAAAAGAAAGAAGAAAAAGAAAATCTAAGATTAAAATCCACAAAACCCGAGGTAGTCAGCAATCTAAATTCCCTAGAAGAAGAAAGAAAAACCCTAAGGGAAAATATAATACAATATACAGCTGAAGCGAAAAACTTTGATTCTCAAATTAAAACCATCCTAGAGCCAGAATTAATAAATATTGAAAAGATTCTCAAACAACATGATAAAGAAATACAAGACTTTAAACTAGAAATGGAAACTATCGAAAAAGGATTAAAAGAACAAAGCTCATCATTAAAGGATAAAGAAAATGCTGAAAAAAGCTTTAGAAGCAACTTCAAGAAATTATTTGTTTTGAGAAATAATCTATCTGAAAAGATACAAAAACAAGAGATTAATATCAACAATCTCCAAAATAAAATAAGAGAAGTAGAAACAAGAATAAATGGAATTTCATTAGATAAAGCAAAAGTCACTGCAGAACTTGAAGGCTTATATAAAGAGTTTGAATCATACAAGGAAACACAATTAAGAAAGGGTATAGAATTTAATGACCTAAAAGACGAAATCTACAAATTTGAAAAAATGCTTAAAGATTTGGGGAATATAAATATGAGAGCTTTAGAAATTTATGATGAAATAGAACAAGAATATAACAAAGTTGTTTCAAAAGTAGGAAAATTAAAGACTGAAAAAGAAGATGTAATGATTATGATGGAAGAAATAGAGTCTAATAAAACCAGTTTATTTATGAAAACCTTCCATGGAATTTCTAAAAACTTTGAAAATATATTCTCGCAATTAACAACAAAAGGAATAGCACACTTGGAGTTAGAAAATAAAGAAAAACCTCTTGAAGGCGGAATATTCATAAAAGTAAGAATTACTTCAAACAAATTCTTAGATATAAAATCCTTATCTGGTGGAGAAAAAACTTTAACTGCTTTAGCATTTATCTTCTCAATACAAGAACACGAACCTTGTTCATTCTATATATTTGATGAAGTAGACGCAGCATTAGACAAAAGAAACTCTGAAAAACTTGCAAAACTTGTAAAAAAATACTCTGAAAAAGCACAGTATATTATCATCTCGCACAATGATGCGATGATTGCAGAAGCAACACAAATTTATGGTGTTTCAATGGTTGAAAATGGAATGTCTAAAGTTGTAAGCCTAAGAGTTTAA
- a CDS encoding isoleucine--tRNA ligase, translating into MSNLKDLERKGQIKDYNAIELESNVLDFWGKSKIYENLKVRNQKGKKFFFIQGPPYTSGRLHCGHAWNNSLKDMILRYKRMNKFNVFDRAAYDMHGLPTERKVMELYKLNWKEDIEKFGVEKFTKECLKWSVEKAELMSNDLWKLGIWMDFKNPAYPISNEYINGEWFLIKKAYASKRLYEGLRTLSWCPVCQTALAKHECDYKLVSEPSVFVKFPVKGKENEFLIVWTTTPWTIAYNLAIMVNPELEYIEAQVNDEIWIVAKGLAAPIIQAVADKSFKIIEEFKGEELNGLEYAHPWQDKIKEFKILKEKHSRVHTVILSEEYVDLSAGSGLVHCAPGCGPEDYEVGYKNDIPPFNNLLENGLFPKEMGVFAGLRAKKDDSKFIEEMKKDGMLIAITKIEHDYPHCERCRSPVVFRATKQWFFKVEDLKYRMVKANESVEWVPDSGKNAFKSWLNNLRDNSITKQRYWGAPVPIWKCSKCNYYEVIGGVKELEKRAGKLPENLHKPWIDQIEFDCPKCKSMMKRVLDVLDVWIDAGTLSWNILDYPGKKKLFDELYPADFILEAKEQIRGWFNLLTVSSFIAFNKPSFKACYMHGMLTDVDGVKMSKSLGNVISPYEIVDKYGADVLRYYMCQTTAGEDIKFSWEEVKLKHRNLIVLWNLHKFLIDYSRSSGVKLKSYKIIKKNLTEVEKYILSRKESTVKKVTELYENYKLDETIAPIEELFLELSRTYIQLIREKSVFGSDEEKEVVLYTLFEVLLKVITLFSTICPFITEAIYLNLKQEFKLKEESIHYLHWPKTDATQINQKLEEQFDELKRIIQSVLFAREKAQLGVRWSILEVLVISSESKVRTAVDGLKELLKVQTNVKRIIIRDKFDRVEEEAKINASVIGKTFGSDSKFIIAELNSYNKDKILDCARHAIKYETFKLKLNKKDYLLNKESFIFEKKVPEEYIENEFKNGFIYLNKTRNEELDAEGYSREIARKVQSMRKDKGLIKTDRIELEIKLSPKLKKMISDRKDNLKMIKEKVGAKELLIVENIGIKSSKKYSYSESDKVKSESIEILFNKI; encoded by the coding sequence ATGTCTAATTTAAAAGACTTAGAAAGGAAGGGACAAATAAAAGATTATAATGCTATTGAATTAGAATCAAATGTATTAGATTTTTGGGGTAAATCCAAAATATACGAAAATCTAAAGGTTAGAAATCAGAAAGGCAAAAAATTCTTTTTTATACAGGGTCCGCCTTATACCTCTGGAAGATTACATTGTGGGCATGCGTGGAATAATTCTTTGAAAGATATGATTTTAAGATATAAGCGAATGAATAAGTTCAATGTTTTTGATAGGGCTGCTTATGATATGCATGGTTTGCCAACTGAAAGAAAAGTAATGGAACTTTATAAATTAAATTGGAAAGAAGATATTGAGAAATTTGGTGTTGAGAAATTTACTAAGGAATGTTTAAAATGGAGTGTTGAGAAAGCAGAGTTGATGAGTAATGATTTATGGAAGTTAGGTATTTGGATGGATTTTAAAAATCCTGCATATCCTATTTCTAATGAATATATTAATGGTGAATGGTTTTTAATAAAAAAGGCATATGCATCTAAAAGATTGTATGAAGGTTTAAGAACATTAAGTTGGTGTCCTGTTTGTCAGACTGCACTTGCAAAACATGAGTGTGATTATAAACTTGTAAGTGAACCTTCTGTATTTGTTAAATTTCCTGTTAAAGGCAAAGAAAATGAATTTTTAATTGTTTGGACAACTACTCCATGGACAATTGCTTATAATTTGGCTATTATGGTTAATCCTGAATTAGAATATATAGAAGCACAAGTTAATGATGAAATTTGGATAGTTGCAAAAGGATTGGCTGCACCTATAATTCAAGCTGTTGCTGATAAAAGTTTTAAAATAATTGAAGAGTTTAAAGGTGAAGAGTTAAATGGTTTAGAATATGCGCATCCTTGGCAAGATAAAATAAAAGAATTTAAAATTTTAAAAGAAAAACATTCAAGAGTTCATACAGTTATTTTATCAGAAGAATATGTTGATTTGAGTGCAGGTTCTGGTTTAGTACATTGTGCACCCGGTTGTGGTCCTGAAGATTATGAAGTTGGATATAAAAATGATATTCCTCCATTTAATAATTTGTTAGAAAATGGTTTGTTTCCAAAAGAGATGGGTGTGTTTGCTGGATTAAGAGCTAAAAAAGATGATTCTAAGTTTATAGAAGAGATGAAAAAAGATGGAATGTTAATTGCAATTACAAAAATAGAGCATGATTATCCACATTGTGAAAGATGTAGAAGCCCTGTTGTGTTTAGAGCTACAAAGCAGTGGTTTTTCAAAGTTGAAGATTTAAAATATAGAATGGTTAAAGCTAATGAATCTGTTGAATGGGTTCCTGATTCTGGAAAAAATGCTTTTAAATCTTGGTTAAATAATTTAAGAGATAATTCAATTACAAAACAAAGATATTGGGGTGCACCTGTTCCAATTTGGAAATGTTCTAAATGTAATTATTATGAAGTTATTGGTGGAGTAAAAGAATTAGAAAAAAGAGCAGGAAAGCTTCCTGAAAATTTACATAAACCTTGGATAGATCAAATTGAATTTGATTGTCCTAAGTGTAAATCTATGATGAAAAGAGTTCTAGATGTTTTGGATGTTTGGATTGATGCAGGAACTTTATCTTGGAATATTTTAGATTATCCTGGTAAAAAGAAATTGTTTGACGAATTGTACCCTGCTGATTTTATTTTAGAAGCTAAAGAACAGATAAGAGGATGGTTTAATCTATTGACTGTTAGTTCGTTTATAGCTTTTAATAAACCTAGTTTTAAGGCTTGTTATATGCATGGAATGCTTACTGATGTTGATGGTGTAAAGATGTCTAAATCTCTTGGAAATGTAATTTCACCTTATGAGATTGTGGATAAGTATGGTGCTGATGTTTTGAGATATTATATGTGCCAAACAACAGCTGGAGAAGATATTAAATTTAGTTGGGAAGAAGTTAAATTAAAACACAGAAATTTAATTGTATTATGGAATTTACACAAATTCTTAATTGATTATTCAAGATCTTCGGGTGTAAAATTAAAGTCTTATAAGATTATAAAGAAAAATCTAACTGAAGTTGAAAAATATATTTTATCTAGAAAAGAATCTACTGTGAAGAAAGTGACTGAGCTATATGAAAATTATAAATTGGATGAGACTATAGCACCTATTGAAGAGTTATTTTTAGAATTGTCTAGAACATATATACAATTAATTAGGGAAAAGAGTGTATTTGGGAGTGATGAAGAGAAAGAAGTTGTTTTATATACTTTATTTGAAGTTTTGTTAAAAGTAATAACTTTATTTTCAACAATATGTCCTTTTATTACAGAAGCAATTTATTTAAATTTGAAACAAGAATTTAAATTAAAAGAAGAAAGTATACATTATTTACATTGGCCAAAAACTGATGCAACTCAAATAAATCAAAAACTTGAAGAACAGTTCGACGAATTGAAAAGAATTATACAATCTGTGTTGTTTGCAAGAGAAAAGGCTCAATTGGGGGTTAGATGGTCGATTTTAGAGGTTTTAGTTATTAGTTCTGAATCTAAGGTTAGAACTGCAGTTGATGGATTAAAAGAGCTATTAAAAGTTCAAACTAATGTTAAGAGAATTATAATTAGAGATAAATTTGATAGAGTTGAAGAAGAAGCTAAAATTAACGCAAGTGTGATTGGAAAAACTTTTGGAAGCGATAGTAAATTTATAATTGCAGAATTAAATAGTTATAATAAAGATAAAATCTTGGATTGCGCTAGACATGCTATTAAGTACGAGACTTTTAAATTAAAATTAAATAAAAAAGATTATTTGTTAAATAAAGAGTCTTTTATTTTTGAGAAAAAAGTTCCAGAAGAATATATTGAAAATGAGTTTAAAAATGGTTTTATTTATTTAAATAAAACAAGAAATGAAGAGCTAGATGCAGAAGGCTATTCAAGAGAGATTGCAAGAAAAGTTCAGTCTATGAGAAAGGATAAAGGTTTGATAAAGACAGATCGAATTGAACTTGAAATTAAACTAAGTCCTAAACTCAAGAAGATGATTAGTGATAGAAAAGATAATCTTAAAATGATTAAAGAAAAAGTTGGAGCTAAAGAGTTGTTAATAGTTGAGAATATAGGAATTAAATCTTCTAAAAAGTATAGTTATTCTGAAAGTGATAAAGTTAAATCAGAAAGTATAGAGATTTTATTTAATAAGATTTGA